Proteins encoded within one genomic window of Herpetosiphonaceae bacterium:
- a CDS encoding YlxR family protein encodes MSGYASFSEHALCSMAKQQKSPRQRHVPMRTCIACRKVDAKRGLTRLVRLPEGRVALDPTGKQAGRGAYLCAERSCWEAALKRRAVERALKIESLETNDRQMLLDHALTLPYGSDTDKVDPVPVPAM; translated from the coding sequence ATGTCTGGTTATGCGTCGTTCTCGGAACACGCTCTTTGTTCTATGGCAAAGCAGCAAAAAAGCCCACGGCAGCGGCATGTCCCGATGCGCACATGCATCGCGTGTCGTAAAGTTGATGCGAAGCGCGGCCTGACTCGGCTGGTGCGCCTACCCGAAGGCCGCGTTGCGCTCGATCCAACCGGCAAACAGGCCGGACGTGGCGCATACCTCTGCGCGGAGCGTAGCTGCTGGGAGGCGGCGCTGAAGCGCAGGGCCGTTGAACGGGCATTAAAGATCGAGAGTCTTGAAACGAACGATCGCCAGATGTTACTTGATCATGCGTTGACGCTGCCCTATGGGAGCGATACAGATAAAGTTGATCCTGTACCGGTGCCCGCTATGTAA
- the nusA gene encoding transcription termination factor NusA gives MKSDFYAAISQIAAERGIPRESVQEVVEQALVTAYRRYLGNNPPPMEVSVKIDPVTGEARVFAEKQVVEDVDDDRFEVALEDARRIRPDAEVGEMVMVESTPNDFGRIAAQTAKQVVLQRIKEVERDHVYGEFMEREGEIVTAQVQRHAKGNVILEMGKAEAVLPPKEQSPADRYYPGQRIKVYLQEIRREERGPRLIVSRSHRDLIKRLFEMEVPEIYNGAVEIKSIAREPGVRTKVAVAARQEGVDPVGSCVGMRGIRIQNIVNELNNEKIDVVQWSPDIRTFISNALSPAAAIEVQLNEEEKSAVVIVPDKQQSLAIGKEGQNVRLAAKLTGWRIDIKSASELLEEEREMAEAREAAQAEALAVESAMALAKVEHRKVGANSMVRFQNTDLGPLPAELIGQTVDVRAIQDKINIYYNDKLIASYIVEEEEE, from the coding sequence ATGAAAAGCGATTTCTACGCCGCAATTTCGCAGATCGCAGCCGAGCGCGGTATTCCGCGCGAGTCGGTGCAAGAGGTAGTTGAACAGGCGCTTGTCACCGCGTACCGACGCTATCTCGGAAACAACCCGCCGCCGATGGAAGTGTCGGTGAAGATCGATCCCGTCACTGGCGAAGCGCGCGTATTTGCGGAAAAGCAAGTTGTAGAAGATGTGGATGACGATCGGTTCGAGGTCGCGCTCGAAGACGCCCGCCGCATCCGCCCCGACGCAGAAGTCGGCGAGATGGTGATGGTCGAATCGACGCCAAACGACTTCGGACGGATTGCGGCGCAGACCGCCAAGCAGGTCGTGCTCCAGCGCATCAAAGAAGTCGAGCGCGACCACGTGTATGGCGAGTTCATGGAGCGCGAGGGCGAGATCGTCACCGCGCAGGTGCAGCGCCATGCCAAAGGCAACGTCATTCTGGAGATGGGCAAGGCCGAGGCGGTGCTGCCGCCGAAAGAGCAAAGCCCCGCCGACCGCTACTATCCGGGGCAGCGGATCAAGGTCTATCTTCAGGAGATCCGGCGCGAGGAGCGCGGGCCACGGCTGATCGTATCGCGCTCGCACCGCGATCTGATCAAGCGGCTGTTCGAGATGGAAGTTCCCGAAATCTACAACGGGGCGGTCGAGATCAAATCGATCGCGCGCGAGCCGGGCGTGCGCACGAAAGTTGCTGTCGCGGCACGGCAGGAAGGCGTCGATCCCGTAGGCTCGTGCGTCGGCATGCGCGGCATCCGTATCCAGAATATCGTCAACGAGCTGAACAACGAAAAGATCGACGTGGTGCAGTGGTCGCCCGATATTCGGACGTTTATCTCAAACGCGCTATCGCCCGCCGCCGCGATCGAAGTGCAGCTCAACGAAGAAGAGAAGTCGGCGGTGGTGATCGTGCCCGACAAGCAGCAATCGCTGGCGATCGGCAAAGAAGGCCAGAACGTACGCCTGGCCGCGAAGCTGACGGGCTGGCGGATCGACATTAAGAGCGCCTCCGAGCTGCTGGAAGAAGAGCGCGAGATGGCCGAGGCGCGCGAGGCTGCGCAGGCCGAGGCGCTGGCCGTCGAGTCGGCGATGGCGCTGGCGAAGGTCGAGCACCGCAAAGTCGGCGCCAACAGCATGGTCCGCTTCCAAAACACCGATCTGGGGCCATTGCCTGCCGAGCTGATCGGGCAGACCGTCGACGTGCGGGCGATTCAGGATAAAATCAATATCTATTACAATGACAAGCTGATCGCCAGCTATATTGTCGAGGAAGAAGAAGAATAG
- a CDS encoding tetratricopeptide repeat protein: MSDTSLNSTEEVRGLIRAGRAAVRVGDYEAARTTFERAVALDPGNQEALDGLRDAQRRLGRDPRPRGEEQVEYCYRHPDVETALHCTSCGRPICVRCTTPAAVGQLCPECRKGRRAPNYQISPVSLLKGGIVGLLVSLVAASLIGLIGGGFFMFIIIFMIGPAAAEMIVRSVDWATRNKRGRPMQITVALAMILGGVLAFRLVPVFLGFLPSPLAIGLFLLIGVGTAVARLR; this comes from the coding sequence ATGTCAGATACAAGTCTTAATTCAACCGAAGAAGTGCGTGGCCTGATTCGAGCGGGACGCGCTGCCGTTCGCGTCGGCGACTACGAGGCGGCGCGCACCACCTTTGAGCGCGCCGTCGCGCTCGATCCCGGCAACCAGGAGGCGCTCGACGGGCTGCGCGACGCACAGCGCCGCCTGGGCCGCGACCCAAGGCCGCGCGGCGAGGAGCAGGTCGAGTATTGCTACCGTCACCCCGACGTAGAGACAGCGCTGCACTGCACATCGTGCGGACGCCCGATCTGCGTCCGCTGCACGACGCCCGCCGCCGTGGGCCAGCTGTGCCCTGAATGCCGCAAGGGACGGCGCGCGCCCAACTACCAGATCTCGCCCGTCAGCCTGCTCAAGGGCGGCATCGTCGGGCTGCTCGTCTCGCTGGTCGCGGCCTCGCTGATCGGCCTGATCGGCGGCGGCTTCTTCATGTTCATCATCATCTTCATGATCGGCCCTGCGGCGGCAGAGATGATCGTGCGCAGCGTGGACTGGGCCACGCGCAACAAGCGCGGACGCCCGATGCAGATCACCGTGGCACTGGCGATGATCCTGGGGGGCGTGCTGGCCTTCAGGCTCGTGCCCGTATTCCTGGGCTTCCTGCCGAGCCCGCTTGCGATCGGCTTGTTTTTACTGATCGGCGTCGGCACGGCAGTTGCACGACTACGCTAG